Proteins encoded in a region of the Podarcis muralis chromosome 2, rPodMur119.hap1.1, whole genome shotgun sequence genome:
- the LOC144326768 gene encoding butyrophilin subfamily 1 member A1-like, which yields ISFPFTSPDALTSDLKYLQKARVTLDPVTAHPQLLLSEDCLSVTCADVCQEVPDHPQRFKQLTAVLGREGFRTGRFTWEVTVGNEGEWAVGVAKSTVKRQGAFSFTPMEGIWAMGRWGGQYRVLHDRHYHLPLNGDLRRIRVTLNCTGQRLAFFDAERGNALVGFTEASFCGELLLPFFWLQERASLTLSP from the exons ATCTCTTTTCCTTTTACTTCCCCAGACGCTCTAACATCTGATTTGAAATATCTGCAGAAAG CAAGGGTAACTCTGGATCCAGTTACAGCTCACCCCCAGCTCCTTCTGTCTGAGGACTGCCTGAGCGTGACGTGCGCCGACGTTTGTCAAGAGGTGCCCGACCACCCGCAGAGATTCAAACAACTGACTGCTGTGCTGGGACGCGAGGGGTTTAGAACAGGCAGGTTCACCTGGGAGGTCACTGTGGGGAATGAGGGGGAATGGGCTGTGGGGGTTGCCAAAAGTACGGTGAAGAGACAGGGCGCCTTTAGCTTTACGCCCATGGAAGGGATCTGGGCtatggggaggtggggaggtCAGTACAGGGTCCTCCACGACCGTCATTACCACCTGCCTCTAAATGGGGATCTGCGGAGGATCCGAGTGACTCTGAACTGCACCGGGCAGCGATTGGCCTTCTTCGACGCCGAGAGAGGTAATGCCCTTGTTGGTTTCACAGAAGCTTCGTTCTGCGGAGAGCTGCTACTCCCCTTCTTTTGGCTTCAGGAAAGGGCCAGCCTCACACTCTCTCCCTAG